Proteins from a single region of Streptomyces sp. TN58:
- a CDS encoding response regulator produces MGDGGVGRPHGVEVAKTRTRGPGRTYSQVVPGVSGRVLVVDDNKVIRQLIRVNLELEGFEVVTASDGAEALDMVHRVCPDVITLDVVMPRLDGFGAAAQLRADPRTRDLPVAIVSACSQQEVEAGIAAGVDAFLAKPFEPTELVRVVRRLAERKDRRDGRKGAPAGRGRG; encoded by the coding sequence GTGGGGGACGGGGGAGTAGGTCGCCCGCACGGGGTGGAAGTGGCAAAAACCCGGACGCGGGGGCCCGGGCGGACCTACTCTCAAGTTGTGCCAGGCGTCTCGGGCCGGGTCCTCGTTGTCGACGACAACAAGGTCATCCGGCAGCTGATCAGGGTCAACCTCGAACTGGAGGGCTTCGAGGTCGTGACCGCGAGCGATGGTGCCGAGGCGCTGGACATGGTGCACCGGGTGTGCCCTGACGTGATCACCCTTGATGTGGTCATGCCCAGGCTGGACGGGTTCGGGGCCGCCGCGCAGCTGCGGGCCGATCCGCGGACGCGCGATCTGCCGGTCGCCATCGTCAGCGCCTGTTCGCAGCAGGAGGTCGAGGCCGGGATCGCGGCCGGGGTCGACGCCTTCCTCGCCAAGCCCTTCGAGCCCACCGAGCTCGTACGCGTCGTACGTCGGCTCGCCGAGCGCAAGGACCGGCGCGACGGGAGGAAAGGAGCTCCCGCCGGGAGGGGACGGGGCTGA
- the nrtL gene encoding ArgS-related anticodon-binding protein NrtL, protein MIPADLSRCVVRAVRCAVDDGELAPEAAAPARVVVERTRPGGVGDYATPVAFQVAKAARCAPRDVAGVLARRLGAEPGIERVEVTGAGFLNFVLPAPSAPAVIIEAIVRDIAIRDVRGGAAHVLPADESGLGLRERVVRRSVLRLVAAEGGTERDLPDTLAVAPVARRDGDVVARYGADAASWAMLAVPARETPAFSDLLLHQGEANEFFRVRYAHARSRALERNAGRLGFHQEPGDVDDVDEAAALLRLLADHPLVLEAAAYHRAPERLVRNLVELADALLDFHHRVVPQGDEKPSAAHRARLALADAAGTVLAGGLALLGMDAPERL, encoded by the coding sequence GTGATCCCCGCCGACCTCTCCCGTTGCGTCGTACGCGCCGTGCGCTGCGCCGTCGACGACGGGGAGCTCGCCCCGGAGGCGGCCGCGCCCGCGCGGGTCGTCGTCGAGCGGACCCGGCCCGGCGGGGTCGGGGACTACGCCACCCCCGTCGCCTTCCAGGTCGCCAAGGCCGCCCGGTGCGCGCCGCGTGACGTGGCCGGCGTACTGGCCCGCCGGCTCGGCGCCGAGCCGGGCATCGAGCGCGTCGAGGTCACCGGAGCCGGCTTCCTCAACTTCGTGCTGCCCGCCCCCTCCGCGCCCGCGGTCATCATCGAAGCGATCGTCCGCGACATCGCCATCCGGGACGTCCGCGGCGGCGCGGCCCATGTCCTGCCCGCCGACGAGAGCGGGCTCGGGCTGCGCGAGCGGGTCGTACGGCGCAGCGTCCTGCGGCTCGTGGCCGCCGAGGGCGGCACCGAGCGCGACCTGCCCGACACCCTGGCCGTGGCCCCCGTCGCCCGGCGCGACGGCGACGTCGTCGCCCGCTACGGCGCCGACGCCGCCTCCTGGGCGATGCTCGCCGTGCCCGCCCGGGAGACCCCCGCCTTCTCCGACCTGCTGCTGCACCAGGGTGAGGCGAACGAGTTCTTCCGCGTCCGGTACGCCCACGCCCGCAGCCGCGCCCTGGAACGCAACGCCGGCCGGCTCGGCTTCCACCAGGAGCCCGGCGACGTCGACGACGTCGACGAAGCCGCCGCCCTGCTGCGCCTCCTCGCCGACCACCCCCTCGTCCTTGAGGCCGCCGCGTACCACCGTGCGCCCGAGCGGCTCGTACGGAACCTCGTCGAGCTGGCCGACGCGCTGCTCGACTTCCACCACCGCGTAGTGCCCCAGGGGGACGAGAAACCCTCGGCCGCCCACCGCGCCCGGCTGGCACTCGCCGACGCCGCCGGGACGGTGCTGGCCGGCGGCCTGGCCCTGCTCGGCATGGACGCACCCGAACGCCTATGA
- the lysA gene encoding diaminopimelate decarboxylase: protein MSRSAHPAGPRHADVLPEGHYSPPPADLNALDEKVWSRTVRRGDDGVVSVGGIEVTRLAEEFGTPAYFLDEEDFRSRCRAWAHAFGPDADVFYAGKAFLSKAVVKWLKEEGLNVDVCSGGELSTALAAGMPAGRIAFHGNNKSESEIRRAVGAGVGRIVLDSFQEIARVAHIARELGVRQPVQIRVTVGVEAHTHEFIATAHEDQKFGIAVADGSAAEAVRRALGHDSLELLGVHSHIGSQIFDMAGFEVSAKRVVRLLAAVRDEHGVELPEIDLGGGLGIAYTSNDDPREPHEIAKALTEIVARECESAGLRAPRISVEPGRAIVGPTAFTLYEVGTIKPLEGLRTYVSVDGGMSDNIRTALYDAEYSISLVSRTSDAEPMLVRVVGKHCESGDIVVKDAFLPADLAPGDLLAVPATGAYCRSMASNYNHALRPPVVAVRDGQARVIVRRETEEDLLRLDLG from the coding sequence ATGAGCCGCTCCGCGCACCCCGCCGGCCCCCGCCACGCCGACGTCCTGCCCGAAGGGCACTACTCCCCGCCGCCCGCCGACCTCAACGCGCTCGACGAGAAGGTCTGGTCCCGCACCGTCCGGCGCGGGGACGACGGCGTCGTCTCCGTCGGCGGTATCGAAGTCACCCGGCTCGCCGAGGAGTTCGGGACCCCCGCCTACTTCCTCGACGAGGAGGACTTCCGCTCCCGCTGCCGCGCCTGGGCCCACGCCTTCGGCCCCGACGCCGACGTCTTCTACGCCGGCAAGGCGTTCCTCTCCAAGGCCGTCGTGAAGTGGCTGAAGGAGGAGGGGCTCAACGTCGACGTGTGCTCCGGCGGGGAGCTGTCCACCGCCCTCGCCGCCGGGATGCCGGCCGGGCGGATCGCCTTCCACGGCAACAACAAGTCCGAGAGCGAGATCCGCCGGGCCGTCGGGGCCGGGGTCGGACGGATCGTCCTGGACTCCTTCCAGGAGATCGCCCGCGTCGCGCACATCGCCCGCGAGCTGGGTGTACGCCAGCCCGTGCAGATCCGCGTGACCGTCGGCGTCGAGGCGCACACGCACGAGTTCATCGCCACCGCGCACGAGGACCAGAAGTTCGGCATCGCCGTCGCGGACGGGTCCGCCGCCGAGGCCGTGCGCCGCGCACTCGGCCACGACTCGCTGGAGCTGCTGGGCGTCCACTCGCACATCGGCTCGCAGATCTTCGACATGGCCGGCTTCGAGGTCTCCGCCAAGCGCGTCGTGCGGCTGCTCGCCGCCGTCCGCGACGAGCACGGCGTCGAACTGCCCGAGATCGACCTCGGCGGCGGCCTCGGCATCGCCTACACCTCGAACGACGACCCCCGCGAGCCCCACGAGATCGCCAAGGCGCTCACCGAGATCGTGGCCCGCGAGTGCGAGAGCGCCGGACTGCGCGCCCCCCGGATCTCCGTGGAGCCCGGCCGCGCCATCGTCGGCCCGACCGCGTTCACCCTGTACGAGGTGGGGACCATCAAGCCGCTGGAGGGGCTGCGTACGTACGTGAGCGTCGACGGCGGGATGTCCGACAACATCCGTACGGCCCTCTACGACGCCGAGTACTCCATCTCGCTCGTCTCCCGTACCTCCGACGCCGAGCCCATGCTCGTGCGCGTCGTCGGAAAGCACTGCGAGAGCGGTGACATCGTCGTGAAGGACGCGTTCCTGCCGGCCGACCTGGCGCCCGGCGACCTCCTCGCCGTGCCCGCCACCGGCGCGTACTGCCGGTCCATGGCCAGCAACTACAACCACGCGCTCCGCCCGCCCGTCGTCGCCGTGCGTGACGGACAGGCCCGGGTGATCGTTCGCCGCGAGACGGAGGAAGATCTCCTGCGACTCGACCTCGGATGA
- a CDS encoding homoserine dehydrogenase, translated as MRTRPLKVALLGCGVVGSEVARIMTTHADDLTQRIGAPVELAGVAVRRPSKVREGVDPALITTDATALLKRGDIDIAIEVIGGIEPARTLITTAFEHGISVVSANKALLAQDGAALHAAAEQQGRDLYYEAAVAGAIPLVRPMRESLAGDKINRVMGIVNGTTNFILDKMDSTGAGYQEALDEATALGYAEADPTADVEGYDAAAKAAILAGIAFHTRVRLDDVYREGMTEVSAADFASAKRMGCTIKLLAILERAADGESVTARVHPAMIPLSHPLASVREAYNAVFVEAEAAGRLMFYGPGAGGAPTASAVLGDLVAVARNKLAEATGPGESAYTQLPVSPMGEVVTRYHISLDVADKPGVLAQVATTFAEHGVSIDTVRQQGKDGEASLVVVTHRAADAALSGTVEALRKLDTVRGVASIMRVEGE; from the coding sequence ATGCGTACGCGTCCGCTGAAGGTGGCGCTGCTGGGCTGTGGAGTGGTCGGCTCAGAGGTGGCTCGCATCATGACGACGCACGCCGACGACCTCACGCAGAGGATCGGCGCGCCCGTAGAGCTGGCCGGCGTGGCCGTGCGCCGCCCCTCCAAGGTCCGTGAGGGCGTCGACCCGGCCCTGATCACCACCGACGCCACGGCCCTGCTCAAACGGGGCGACATCGACATCGCCATCGAGGTCATCGGCGGCATCGAGCCGGCCCGCACCCTGATCACCACCGCCTTCGAGCACGGCATCTCGGTGGTCTCCGCGAACAAGGCGCTGCTCGCCCAGGACGGCGCCGCGCTGCACGCCGCCGCCGAGCAGCAGGGCCGCGACCTGTACTACGAGGCCGCCGTCGCCGGCGCGATCCCGCTGGTCAGGCCGATGCGCGAGTCCCTCGCGGGCGACAAGATCAACCGTGTGATGGGCATCGTCAACGGCACGACGAACTTCATCCTCGACAAGATGGACTCGACGGGCGCCGGCTACCAGGAGGCGCTCGACGAGGCCACCGCCCTCGGGTACGCCGAGGCCGACCCGACGGCCGACGTCGAGGGCTACGACGCGGCCGCCAAGGCCGCGATCCTGGCCGGCATCGCCTTCCACACCCGGGTCCGCCTGGACGACGTGTACCGGGAGGGCATGACCGAGGTCAGCGCCGCGGACTTCGCGTCCGCCAAGCGGATGGGCTGCACCATCAAGCTCCTCGCCATCCTGGAGCGCGCCGCGGACGGCGAGTCGGTCACCGCCCGCGTCCACCCGGCGATGATCCCGCTCAGCCACCCGCTCGCCTCCGTCCGTGAGGCGTACAACGCGGTCTTCGTCGAGGCGGAGGCCGCCGGGCGGCTCATGTTCTACGGGCCCGGCGCGGGCGGTGCCCCGACCGCGTCCGCGGTACTCGGCGACCTCGTCGCCGTCGCCCGCAACAAGCTCGCCGAGGCAACGGGGCCCGGCGAGTCGGCCTACACCCAGCTGCCGGTCAGCCCCATGGGCGAGGTCGTCACCCGCTACCACATCAGCCTCGATGTGGCGGACAAGCCGGGCGTCCTCGCCCAGGTGGCGACGACGTTCGCGGAGCACGGTGTCTCCATCGACACCGTGCGGCAGCAGGGCAAGGACGGCGAGGCCTCCCTCGTCGTCGTCACCCACCGCGCCGCCGACGCCGCCCTCTCCGGGACGGTCGAGGCACTGCGGAAGCTGGACACCGTGCGCGGTGTCGCCAGCATCATGCGTGTTGAAGGGGAGTAA
- the thrC gene encoding threonine synthase — protein sequence MSSNRTHQWRGIIEEYRDRLPVTETTPVVTLREGGTPLVPAQVLSERTGCEVHLKVEGANPTGSFKDRGMTMAITKAKEEGAKAVICASTGNTSASAAAYAVRAGMVSAVLVPRGKIALGKMGQALVHGAKILQVDGNFDDCLDLARALSDNYPVALVNSVNPVRIEGQKTAAFEIVDALGDAPDVHVLPVGNAGNITAYWKGFKEYKADGLASRTPRVWGFQASGSAPIVRGEVVKEPHTVATAIRIGNPASWDHALAARDESGGFIDEVTDRQILAAYRLLAAQEGVFVEPASAASVAGLLKAAELGLVDPGQRIVCTVTGNGLKDPDWAVAGAPQPVTVPVDAEAAAVRLGLV from the coding sequence ATGAGCAGCAATCGCACCCACCAGTGGCGCGGCATCATCGAGGAGTACCGGGACCGCCTGCCGGTCACGGAAACGACTCCGGTGGTCACGCTCCGCGAGGGTGGCACTCCTCTCGTTCCCGCGCAGGTGCTGTCCGAGCGCACCGGCTGCGAGGTGCACCTGAAGGTCGAGGGGGCCAACCCCACCGGGTCCTTCAAGGACCGCGGCATGACCATGGCGATCACCAAGGCCAAGGAGGAGGGGGCCAAGGCCGTCATCTGCGCCTCCACGGGCAACACTTCGGCCTCCGCGGCCGCGTACGCGGTGCGTGCCGGGATGGTCTCCGCGGTGCTCGTGCCGCGCGGCAAGATCGCGCTGGGCAAGATGGGCCAGGCCCTCGTCCACGGCGCCAAGATCCTGCAGGTGGACGGCAACTTCGACGACTGCCTCGACCTCGCCCGCGCGCTGTCCGACAACTACCCGGTGGCGCTGGTCAATTCCGTCAACCCGGTGCGTATCGAGGGCCAGAAGACGGCCGCATTCGAGATCGTGGACGCGCTCGGCGACGCCCCGGACGTGCACGTGCTGCCGGTGGGCAACGCGGGCAACATCACCGCGTACTGGAAGGGGTTCAAGGAGTACAAGGCCGACGGCCTGGCCTCCCGTACGCCCCGTGTGTGGGGTTTCCAGGCGTCCGGTTCCGCGCCCATCGTGCGCGGCGAGGTCGTCAAGGAGCCGCACACCGTCGCCACCGCGATCCGCATCGGCAACCCGGCCTCCTGGGACCACGCGCTGGCCGCGCGTGACGAGTCGGGCGGTTTCATCGACGAGGTGACGGACCGCCAGATCCTGGCCGCCTACCGGCTGTTGGCGGCCCAGGAAGGCGTCTTCGTCGAGCCCGCCTCGGCCGCGTCCGTGGCCGGCCTGCTCAAGGCCGCCGAGCTGGGCCTGGTGGACCCGGGCCAGCGGATCGTCTGCACCGTCACGGGCAACGGCCTGAAGGACCCCGACTGGGCGGTCGCCGGCGCTCCGCAGCCCGTCACCGTTCCGGTGGACGCCGAAGCCGCCGCCGTGCGCCTCGGCCTGGTCTGA
- the thrB gene encoding homoserine kinase, whose product MAGPAFRAAAVRVRVPASSANLGPGFDALGLALGLYDDVVVRVADSGLNIDIAGEGADTLPRDESHLLVRSMRTAFDLLGGQPRGLEVVCANRIPHGRGLGSSSAAICAGIVAARAVTIGGEAKLDDAALLELATEIEGHPDNVAACLLGGFTLAWMEGGSARAIRMEPAESIVPVVFVPSRPVLTETARGLLPRNVPHVDAAVNAGRAGLLVEALTRRPELLLPATEDRLHQEYRSPAMPESVALVNRLRADGIPAVISGAGPTVLALVDNDAADKVAQLAGEGWAANRLALDAAGASVLPLGTQGG is encoded by the coding sequence ATGGCCGGTCCAGCGTTCCGCGCCGCCGCCGTACGGGTGCGCGTCCCCGCCAGCAGTGCCAATCTCGGCCCCGGCTTCGACGCCCTGGGCCTGGCCCTGGGGCTCTACGACGACGTCGTCGTCCGGGTGGCCGACTCCGGCCTGAACATCGACATCGCGGGCGAGGGCGCCGACACCCTCCCGCGGGACGAGAGCCACCTGCTCGTACGCTCCATGCGCACGGCCTTCGACCTGCTGGGCGGCCAGCCGCGCGGCCTGGAGGTCGTCTGCGCCAACCGCATCCCGCACGGCCGCGGGCTGGGCTCCTCCTCGGCCGCCATCTGCGCCGGCATCGTCGCCGCCCGCGCCGTCACCATAGGCGGCGAGGCGAAGCTCGACGACGCCGCGCTCCTGGAGCTCGCCACCGAGATCGAGGGCCACCCCGACAACGTCGCGGCGTGCCTCCTCGGCGGGTTCACCCTGGCGTGGATGGAGGGCGGCAGCGCCCGGGCGATCCGGATGGAGCCCGCCGAGTCCATCGTTCCGGTGGTCTTCGTACCTTCCCGGCCGGTCCTGACCGAGACGGCGCGCGGCCTGCTGCCGCGCAACGTCCCGCACGTGGACGCGGCCGTCAACGCGGGCCGCGCGGGCCTGCTCGTGGAAGCCCTGACCAGGCGTCCCGAGCTGCTGCTGCCGGCCACCGAAGACCGGCTCCACCAGGAGTACCGGTCCCCGGCGATGCCCGAGAGCGTGGCACTCGTCAACCGGCTGCGGGCGGACGGCATCCCCGCGGTCATCTCCGGCGCGGGCCCCACGGTCCTCGCGCTGGTCGACAACGACGCGGCCGACAAGGTCGCGCAGCTCGCGGGCGAGGGGTGGGCCGCGAACCGGCTCGCACTCGACGCCGCGGGCGCGAGCGTTCTTCCGCTGGGCACCCAGGGCGGTTAG
- the rho gene encoding transcription termination factor Rho: MSDTTDLMGAADTSVDASAPAAGAAAAPAGRRRRTGTGLDGMVLAELQQVASGLGIRGTARMRKSQLIEVIKEAQAGSGAPKAAATAADTAEAKPKRRAAGKARTAAADAAPAEAPALAEKPAEKPTAAPAQIEIPGQPASDDAPAGERRRRRATAPSGSPEGSAPVSVQVEQKTDTATATAPAETKAEAATAVSAGQAQGQDGEGRGRRDRRERGDRQRDRRERGAKGDDQGQGGQGQGQPAQGGQGGGRQDRADRADRQDRQQQGGRGQGQQGRQDGGPQDDFDDEGGRRGRRGRYRDRRGRRGRDEFAPNEPQVADDDVLIPVAGILDILDNYAFIRTSGYLPGPNDVYVSLAQVRKAGLRKGDHTTGAVRQPKDGERREKFNALVRLDSVNGMAPESGRGRPEFQKLTPLYPQDRLRLETDPGVLTTRIIDLVSPIGKGQRGLIVAPPKTGKTMIMQAIANAITTNNPECHLMVVLVDERPEEVTDMQRSVKGEVISSTFDRPAEDHTTVAELAIERAKRLVELGHDVVVLLDSITRLGRAYNLAAPASGRILSGGVDSTALYPPKRFFGAARNIEDGGSLTILATALVDTGSRMDEVIFEEFKGTGNMELKLDRKLADKRIFPAVDVDPSGTRKEEILLNAEELAIVWKLRRVLHALDSQQAIELLLDKMKQTKSNAEFLMQIAKTTPSGKNDD; the protein is encoded by the coding sequence GTGAGCGACACCACCGATCTGATGGGCGCTGCCGACACCTCTGTCGACGCCAGTGCCCCCGCCGCGGGCGCCGCGGCCGCCCCCGCCGGACGGCGGCGACGCACCGGCACCGGCCTTGACGGCATGGTCCTCGCCGAGCTGCAGCAGGTCGCGTCGGGCCTCGGCATCAGGGGCACCGCGCGGATGCGCAAGAGCCAGCTGATCGAGGTCATCAAGGAGGCGCAGGCCGGCAGCGGTGCCCCCAAGGCCGCCGCCACCGCCGCGGACACCGCCGAGGCCAAGCCGAAGCGCCGCGCCGCCGGCAAGGCCCGTACGGCTGCCGCCGACGCCGCACCGGCGGAGGCCCCGGCCCTCGCCGAGAAGCCCGCCGAGAAGCCGACCGCCGCGCCGGCGCAGATCGAGATCCCCGGTCAGCCCGCCAGCGACGACGCGCCGGCCGGCGAGCGCCGCCGCCGTCGCGCCACGGCCCCCTCCGGCAGCCCGGAGGGCTCGGCCCCCGTCTCCGTACAGGTCGAGCAGAAGACCGACACGGCCACCGCCACCGCGCCCGCCGAGACCAAGGCCGAGGCCGCCACGGCGGTCTCCGCCGGCCAGGCCCAGGGCCAGGACGGCGAGGGCCGCGGCCGCCGTGACCGCCGGGAGCGCGGCGACCGCCAGCGCGACCGCCGTGAGCGCGGCGCCAAGGGTGACGACCAGGGCCAGGGCGGCCAGGGTCAGGGCCAGCCCGCGCAGGGCGGTCAGGGCGGGGGCCGGCAGGACCGTGCCGACCGTGCCGACCGCCAGGACCGCCAGCAGCAGGGCGGCCGCGGCCAGGGCCAGCAGGGTCGCCAGGACGGCGGCCCGCAGGACGACTTCGACGACGAGGGCGGCCGCCGCGGCCGCCGCGGCCGCTACCGCGACCGCCGGGGCCGTCGTGGCCGTGACGAGTTCGCGCCGAACGAGCCGCAGGTCGCCGACGACGACGTGCTGATCCCCGTCGCGGGCATCCTCGACATCCTGGACAACTACGCGTTCATCCGGACCTCGGGCTACCTGCCCGGCCCCAACGACGTGTACGTCTCCCTCGCCCAGGTCCGCAAGGCGGGGCTGCGCAAGGGCGACCACACCACGGGTGCCGTGCGCCAGCCCAAGGACGGCGAGCGCCGCGAGAAGTTCAACGCCCTGGTGCGCCTCGACTCGGTGAACGGCATGGCGCCCGAATCCGGCCGCGGCCGACCGGAGTTCCAGAAGCTGACGCCGCTGTACCCGCAGGACCGGCTGCGCCTGGAGACCGACCCGGGCGTGCTGACCACCCGCATCATCGACCTCGTGTCGCCGATCGGCAAGGGCCAGCGAGGCCTGATCGTGGCCCCGCCGAAGACCGGCAAGACCATGATCATGCAGGCGATCGCCAACGCGATCACCACCAACAACCCCGAGTGCCACCTGATGGTCGTCCTGGTCGACGAGCGTCCGGAAGAGGTCACCGACATGCAGCGGTCGGTCAAGGGCGAGGTCATCTCCTCGACCTTCGACCGGCCGGCCGAGGACCACACCACCGTCGCCGAGCTGGCCATCGAGCGTGCCAAGCGCCTCGTCGAGCTCGGCCACGACGTGGTCGTCCTGCTGGACTCCATCACCCGTCTGGGCCGCGCGTACAACCTCGCGGCGCCCGCCTCCGGCCGCATCCTGTCCGGTGGTGTCGACTCGACCGCGCTGTACCCGCCGAAGCGCTTCTTCGGTGCCGCGCGCAACATCGAGGACGGCGGCTCGCTGACCATCCTGGCCACCGCGCTCGTCGACACCGGCTCGCGCATGGACGAGGTGATCTTCGAGGAGTTCAAGGGCACCGGCAACATGGAGCTCAAGCTCGACCGTAAGCTCGCCGACAAGCGCATCTTCCCGGCCGTCGACGTCGACCCGTCGGGCACCCGCAAGGAGGAGATCCTCCTCAACGCGGAAGAGCTCGCCATCGTCTGGAAGCTGCGCCGGGTGCTGCACGCGCTCGACTCGCAGCAGGCGATCGAACTGCTCCTCGACAAGATGAAGCAGACGAAGTCGAACGCCGAGTTCCTGATGCAGATCGCGAAGACGACCCCGTCGGGCAAGAACGACGACTGA
- a CDS encoding LCP family protein yields MTEDSRSRGRRAAGRRRRKPTARRRALAAAAWSAAAVVLLGGAGLGYFYFKLNGNLKTVDIDQALGTDRPADVDNGSMDILVLGSDSRGGANSAYGADDGGSARSDTAMIVHLYEGHEKASVVSIPRDTMTSRPECPTGKGRSDPGGKRRQFNEAYTVGGAACAVKTVEKMSGIRMDHYVEVDFTGFKKIIDTLGGVRVTTTKPIKDEYSHLDLPAGPNQLDGEQALGLVRTRHGVGDGGDLGRIQLQQAFIKALIKQVKGVGVFDNPKKLFDLADAGTKALTTDKALGDVKSLAGFAQSLQGIDAQDMQMITLPVTTDPLDANRVTPLQKESRMVWDALLADRPIPAEATVDSTGDKSAAGTVVQ; encoded by the coding sequence ATGACCGAGGACAGCAGGAGCCGCGGCCGGCGCGCCGCGGGCCGCCGCCGGCGCAAACCGACGGCACGCCGCCGGGCCCTCGCCGCCGCCGCGTGGAGCGCCGCCGCGGTGGTCCTGCTGGGCGGGGCGGGCCTGGGCTACTTCTACTTCAAGCTCAACGGCAACCTCAAGACCGTCGACATCGACCAGGCGCTGGGCACCGACCGCCCGGCGGACGTCGACAACGGCTCCATGGACATCCTCGTCCTCGGCTCAGACTCCCGCGGCGGCGCCAACAGCGCGTACGGCGCGGACGACGGCGGCTCCGCCCGCTCCGACACGGCGATGATCGTCCACCTGTACGAGGGCCACGAGAAGGCCAGTGTCGTCTCCATACCCCGCGACACCATGACCTCCCGCCCCGAATGCCCCACCGGCAAGGGCAGGAGCGACCCCGGCGGCAAGCGCCGGCAGTTCAACGAGGCCTACACCGTCGGCGGCGCCGCCTGCGCGGTCAAGACCGTCGAGAAGATGTCGGGGATCCGCATGGACCACTACGTCGAGGTCGACTTCACCGGCTTCAAGAAGATCATCGACACCCTCGGCGGGGTCCGGGTGACCACCACCAAGCCGATCAAGGACGAGTACAGCCACCTCGACCTCCCCGCCGGCCCCAACCAGCTCGACGGAGAGCAGGCCCTCGGCCTGGTCCGCACCCGCCACGGCGTCGGCGACGGCGGCGACCTCGGCCGAATACAGCTGCAGCAGGCCTTCATCAAGGCGCTCATCAAGCAGGTCAAGGGCGTCGGCGTGTTCGACAACCCCAAGAAGCTCTTCGACCTCGCCGACGCCGGCACCAAGGCGCTCACCACCGACAAGGCGCTCGGCGACGTGAAGTCCCTCGCCGGCTTCGCCCAGAGCCTCCAGGGCATCGACGCCCAGGACATGCAGATGATCACCCTGCCCGTCACCACGGACCCGCTCGACGCGAACCGCGTCACCCCGCTGCAGAAGGAGTCCAGGATGGTCTGGGACGCCCTGCTGGCCGACCGGCCCATCCCCGCCGAGGCCACCGTGGACTCCACCGGCGACAAGAGCGCGGCCGGAACCGTCGTCCAGTAG
- the rpmE gene encoding 50S ribosomal protein L31, with product MKRDVHPEYVETAVSCTCGASFTTRSTLTEGTIRAEVCSECHPFYTGKQKILDTGGRVARFEARFGKGAAKK from the coding sequence TTGAAGCGCGATGTTCACCCCGAGTACGTCGAGACCGCGGTCAGCTGCACCTGCGGCGCGTCGTTCACGACCCGTAGCACCCTGACCGAGGGCACCATCCGTGCCGAGGTCTGCTCCGAGTGCCACCCGTTCTACACGGGCAAGCAGAAGATCCTCGACACCGGTGGCCGCGTGGCCCGCTTCGAGGCGCGCTTCGGCAAGGGCGCGGCCAAGAAGTAG